The Geoalkalibacter subterraneus genome contains the following window.
GGTATGGGTATATCAGGGCAAACAACGAACAACGGACGGCGGACAACGGCCAGGTCTTCCCCGTCGCCCAGTTCGTCGAAAAACCCGACCGGGCCACCGCGGAACAATACCTGGCCGCTGGCGACTACTACTGGAACAGCGGCATGTTTCTATTCAAAGCGTCGAGCTTTCTGCGCGAATTGGTAAAATTCGCGCCGGAGATGATCGCGTGCTGTCGGGAAGCGCTGGATAAGGCGCAGATCGATCTCGATTTCACCCGACTCGATGCCGAGGCCTTTGCGGCTTGTCCGAGCAATTCCATCGACTATGCGGTGATGGAGAAGACGGCCGATGCAGCGGTCATTCCCCTCGATGCCGGTTGGAATGACGTGGGCTCCTGGTCGGCGTTGTGGGATGTGGGCCGCCAGGACGAGAACGGCAATGTCACCAAGGGCGATGTTTTGACAGAGAATAGCCACAACTGCTACCTGCACGCCGAACAGCGCCTGGTGGCGGCGGTGGGGCTGGAGAATCACGTTGTGGTCGAAACCGCAGATGCGGTGCTGGTCGCCCCGCGCGACCGGGTGCAGGACGTCAAGGCGATCGTGCAGCAGCTCAAAGCGCGCGGCCGCGATGAAGCACTGCTGCACCGCCGCGTCAACCGCCCCTGGGGCGCCTACGAGGGGCTGGTGAGCGATGCGCGCTTCCAGGTCAAGCGCATTACCGTCGCACCGGAAGCGAGTCTGTCGCTGCAGCTGCACCACCACCGCGCCGAACACTGGATCGTGGTCAAGGGCACGGCACGTGTAACCCGCGGCGAGGAGACCTTCCTGCTGTCGGAGAATGAATCGACCTACATCCCGCTGGGAGTCCATCACCGCCTGGAAAATCCGGGCAAGATCCCGCTGGAGATGATCGAGGTGCAGAGCGGGAGCTATCTGGGCGAGGATGATATTGTGCGATTTGAGGATCATTACGGACGAGGATAAAAGGGTTTCCACAATGAATTTGACTTGCTTTAAAGCCTACGACATCCGCGGACGCCTGCCGGATGAGTTGAATGAGGAGATTGCCTGGCGGATTGGGCGGGCTTATGCTGAATTTCTGCGGCCGCAGAAGGTGGTGGTCGGGCGTGATGTGCGGCATTCGAGTGCGGGGTTGAGCGAGGCTCTTTGCCGGGGGTTGACCGAGGGCGGAGCGGATGTGCACGACATCGGCCTGT
Protein-coding sequences here:
- a CDS encoding mannose-1-phosphate guanylyltransferase/mannose-6-phosphate isomerase, whose amino-acid sequence is MIVPVILSGGAGTRLWPLSRELYPKQLLPLVGDHTMLQETVLRLDGLADLTAPLVVCNEAHRFMVAEQLRQAGHPASTIILEPVGRNTAPAAAVAALRAMAEGDDPLLLVLPADHVIERPEALRQAVSLGVSAAEEGRLLTFGIVPTAPETGYGYIRANNEQRTADNGQVFPVAQFVEKPDRATAEQYLAAGDYYWNSGMFLFKASSFLRELVKFAPEMIACCREALDKAQIDLDFTRLDAEAFAACPSNSIDYAVMEKTADAAVIPLDAGWNDVGSWSALWDVGRQDENGNVTKGDVLTENSHNCYLHAEQRLVAAVGLENHVVVETADAVLVAPRDRVQDVKAIVQQLKARGRDEALLHRRVNRPWGAYEGLVSDARFQVKRITVAPEASLSLQLHHHRAEHWIVVKGTARVTRGEETFLLSENESTYIPLGVHHRLENPGKIPLEMIEVQSGSYLGEDDIVRFEDHYGRG